In a genomic window of Phaeodactylum tricornutum CCAP 1055/1 chromosome 6, whole genome shotgun sequence:
- a CDS encoding predicted protein — translation MRPAFPKKTSPWFWLLLKLSVVLSLTCIVLFASSPNAMKIIVYDDPSHTRSSSTTLPTPDSDESDSPHPGHFSTLLANVNNSLLHSVQQQCTDSQRQTIRSQLPPQACEEDKGKYGGRRCSFSLATRCSDAIWFAEFWKEAAQRGVNRPTAIYVGCNKGMDAVNTLRMISENPEFDKSVWQKEILSNVLSRNQTIVPGACNQENAPQFDISTLQGTARTASDSTASVFCIEAMPQTANQLNRSSHQLGWQNSFVVTNAAISSTDGVALFPSGQAGQKIGVEHMGLGDCLRQSTKHLCAEVQQYTLDTYFDKFLRKDSWIDFLSIDVEGYDWDVLMSASKALERVKYLEFEFHRVGSWQQHSLKSAIDHLDTKGFVCYWAGAHGHIWRITNCWMEYYNRKVWSNVACVDPWSAPALATRMELMFQETLAAGDQIKYVPK, via the exons ATGCGACCAGCGTTTCCCAAGAAAACGTCACCATGGTTCTGGCTGCTCCTCAAGCTCTCCGTCGTCCTTTCGTTGACGTGCATTGTTCTATTCGCAAGCTCTCCCAACGCGATGAAAATCATTGTCTACGACGATCCGTCGCACACTCGGTCATCCTCCACAACACTGCCTACTCCCGATTCCGATGAATCGGATTCACCACACCCCGGTCACTTTTCGACGTTGCTCGCCAACGTCAACAACAGTCTCCTGCACTCGGTACAGCAACAGTGTACCGACTCGCAGCGACAGACTATTCGTTCCCAGCTCCCACCCCAAGCCTGCGAAGAAGACAAAGGAAAATACGGGGGGCGTCGGTGCTCTTTCTCACTGGCGACTCGCTGTTCGGACGCCATCTGGTTCGccgagttttggaaagaagccGCACAGCGGGGAGTCAACCGACCCACGGCCATCTATGTCGGATGCAACAAGGGAATGGACGCCGTCAACACGTTGCGCATGATCTCGGAGAATCCCGAGTTCGACAAGTCGGTATGGCAAAAGGAAATCCTCAGCAACGTGCTCAGTCGGAACCAAACGATTGTGCCAGGCGCGTGTAATCAAGAGAATGCCCCACAATTCGACATTTCCACGCTGCAGGGTACAGCCCGTACAGCTAGTGACAGTACAGCGTCGGTCTTTTGTATTGAAGCCATGCCACAAACGGCCAATCAGCTGAATCGCTCGTCACATCAGCTTGGCTGGCAAAACTCCTTCGTGGTAACCAACGCCGCCATATCGTCCACCGACGGTGTCGCTTTGTTCCCCAGTGGACAAGCCGGACAAAAGATTGGCGTGGAGCATATGGGCCTTGGCGATTGTCTTCGCCAGAGTACAAAGCATCTGTGCGCGGAAGTTCAACAGTATACGCTCGACACATATTTCGACAAGTTCTTGCGCAAGGACTCGTGGATTGACTTTTTGAGTATAGACGTGGAGGGCTATGACTGGGATGTCCTTATGAGCGCTAGCAAAGCCTTGGAACGGGTCAAGTATCTCGAATTCGAGTTTCACAGAGTCG GAAGCTGGCAGCAGCATTCCTTAAAGTCGGCCATTGATCACTTGGATACGAAAGGGTTTGTGTGCTATTGGGCAGGTGCCCATGGCCATATTTGGCGCATCACTAACTGTTGGATGGAGTACTATAATCGAAAAGTATGGTCAAACGTTGCCTGTGTGGATCCTTGGTCGGCACCGGCATTGGCAACTCGTATGGAACTCATGTTCCAGGAGACCCTGGCTGCTGGGGATCAGATAAAGTATGTGCCAAAATAA
- a CDS encoding predicted protein has product MSDNEEELYDEFGNYIGPDLDSSDDDDENALVPPGTVAPDDASDVSGDDQDENALVMRDDENVMTTTAATTADPMHAIVLHEDKEHYASAEQVYGDDVRVAVLDEDAMELETPIVEPVLTKSHHADSDDRDKQNTISACNLAIVGHFHHGKTSLVDLLLESTYRVKKNHKNAVVDESRQANTQAGPRYLDTLLAEQARQMSLVSTPLTTLLPDTRGKTFAISMLDCPGHVQFHDESVAALKASDGAVVVVDVVEGIMMHTEMVVRQAISEGLSLTLVLSKMDRLIVELKLPPRDAYYKLLHIVDSLNELVGMVSRGRYPKISPERGNVAFCSAQHGYLFTLPSFAQVYMEHFDRLGDNIAVDGFAQRLWGDAYLDPETRTFHRSSRDCLTPNVERTFCVYVLEPLYKIYSACLGEREPDVNALLRGVGVLLHKDELRANSTVLLKAALSRFLQTANHGFVDMLTQHVPCPAVAAAGKIARCYTGPLLDDDADTADSKQRLVQAMRNCDPHGPLIIHVVKLYASRDGQSFQALGRVYSGTVRPATPVKVLGEAYVPNVDDEDVGTATVENVAIPRGRFHTSISLVKAGNWVLLEGVDATIAKTATIVGLECPENVHIFAPLKFPHTGGESVMKLAIEPLNPAELPKMVEGLRRVSKAYPMVQTKVEESGEHVLLGTGELYLDCVMYDLRQVYSDIEVKVADPIVSFRETVIETSSIKCFAETTNKRNKLTFLAEPLDDGLAENLEAGKVKTQWDQKKLGRFFQVNYNWDLLSSRSVWAFGDSPTHGTNILMDDTLPSEVDTSLLKTCKSSIVQGFQWATREGPLCEEPVRGTKIKILDCVLADKAIHRGGGQVIPTARKTVHSSLLTATPRLMEPVYRLQIQCPGAIVDAIQPLLTRRRGHMVQDRPVSGSTHCIVKAYIPVLDSFGFETDLRTFTQGQAMVFSVFDHWSVVPGDPLDRSIILHPLEPSPAQHLARELLIKTRRRKGLSEDVPVSKFFDESMKAQLEQVNAVLQ; this is encoded by the exons ATGTCCGACAACGAAGAGGAGCTCTACGACGAGTTTGGGAATTACATCGGTCCCGATCTGGATtcgtccgacgacgacgacgagaatgCGTTGGTGCCTCCCGGGACTGTCGCTCCGGACGACGCTTCGGATGTGTCCGGTGACGACCAAGACGAGAATGCTCTCGTGATGcgcgacgacgagaacgtGATGACAACAACGGCAGCAACCACGGCCGATCCAATGCACGCCATTGTCTTGCACGAAGACAAGGAACACTACGCGTCGGCGGAACAAGTGTACGGTGACGACGTGCGCGTCGCCGTCTTAGATGAAGACGCCATGGAACTCGAAACACCCATCGTGGAACCAGTACTCACGAAATCGCATCACGCGGATAGCGACGATCGGGACAAACAAAAC ACTATCTCGGCGTGCAATT TGGCCATCGTCGGACACTTCCATCACGGAAAAACCTCACTGGTGGACTTGCTGCTGGAATCTACCTATCGAGTCAAGAAAAATCACAAGAATGCTGTCGTCGACGAAAGTCGCCAAGCGAATACACAGGCAGGACCGCGGTATCTCGATACGCTGCTGGCCGAACAAGCCCGTCAAATGAGTCTCGTCAGTACGCCCTTGACGACACTTTTGCCGGATACACGCGGAAAGAccttcgccatttccatGCTGGACTGTCCCGGTCATGTGCAATTCCATGACGAGTCGGTGGCGGCCTTGAAAGCGTCCGATGGTGCCGTGGTGGTAGTGGACGTTGTGGAGGGAATCATGATGCATACGGAAATGGTAGTCCGACAAGCCATATCCGAAGGACTTTCTCTGACCTTGGTCTTGAGTAAAATGGATCGTTTGATTGTGGAATTGAAGTTGCCCCCACGGGATGCCTACTACAAGTTGTTGCACATTGTGGATAGTCTCAACGAATTAGTAGGCATGGTGTCGAGGGGACGCTATCCAAAAATCTCACCCGAACGAGGTAACGTGGCCTTTTGTTCCGCACAACACGGCTACTTGTTTACGTTACCCAGTTTTGCGCAAGTGTACATGGAACACTTTGATCGTTTGGGAGACAACATTGCCGTCGATGGCTTTGCTCAGCGTCTCTGGGGAGATGCCTACCTGGATCCGGAAACGCGGACGTTTCACCGGTCGTCACGCGACTGCTTGACTCCGAACGTGGAACGCACATTCTGCGTGTACGTACTGGAGCCACTCTACAAGATATACAGCGCCTGTCTGGGGGAGCGCGAACCCGACGTCAATGCCCTTTTGCGCGGTGTCGGCGTTCTCCTTCACAAGGACGAATTGCGAGCCAATTCGACGGTCCTTTTGAAAGCGGCATTGTCGCGGTTTTTGCAAACCGCCAACCACGGGTTTGTTGATATGCTCACGCAACACGTACCCTGTCCGGCCGTGGCCGCTGCCGGAAAAATCGCTCGGTGCTACACTGGCCCCCTGCTCGACGATGATGCGGACACTGCGGATTCGAAACAAAGGCTGGTGCAGGCCATGCGCAACTGCGACCCCCACGGACCACTGATCATTCACGTCGTCAAACTGTACGCCTCCCGGGATGGGCAATCGTTTCAAGCGCTCGGAAGAGTTTATTCAGGAACGGTTCGACCGGCAACTCCCGTCAAGGTCCTCGGCGAGGCGTACGTCCCGAATgtagacgacgaagatgtcGGTACGGCGACGGTGGAGAACGTTGCGATACCTCGGGGACGCTTTCATACAAGCATAAGCCTGGTCAAGGCGGGGAACTGGGTTTTGCTGGAAGGCGTGGACGCCACCATTGCCAAGACAGCGACCATCGTAGGTTTGGAGTGCCCCGAGAATGTGCACATTTTTGCCCCGCTCAAATTTCCACATACGGGAGGAGAGTCTGTGATGAAGCTTGCGATCGAACCGCTAAATCCGGCAGAGTTGCCCAAAATGGTGGAAGGACTTCGGCGGGTCTCCAAAGCGTATCCCATGGTTCAGACCAAAGTGGAGGAAAGCGGCGAGCATGTTTTGCTGGGTACTGGAGAGCTGTATTTAGATTGCGTCATGTACGATCTTCGTCAAGTGTATTCGGACATTGAAGTCAAAGTTGCGGATCCGattgtttcgtttcgagaAACGGTGATTGAAACGAGCAGTATCAAATGTTTTGCGGAGACTaccaacaaaagaaacaaattAACATTTCTTGCTGAGCCTTTGGATGACGGTCTGGCGGAAAATCTAGAGGCGGGCAAGGTCAAGACGCAGTGGGACCAGAAGAAACTGGGTCGCTTTTTTCAAGTAAATTACAATTGGGATTTGTTGTCGTCACGCTCAGTTTGGGCGTTTGGGGACTCGCCGACACACGGAACCAACATACTCATGGACGACACTTTACCTAGTGAGGTCGATACATCTCTTTTGAAAACATGCAAATCCAGTATTGTCCAAGGCTTTCAATGGGCCACTCGGGAAGGGCCGCTTTGCGAGGAACCCGTACGAGGTACGAAGATCAAAATCCTGGATTGTGTCCTCGCCGATAAGGCTATCCATCGAGGTGGGGGTCAGGTCATTCCTACAGCTCGCAAAACTGTACATTCTTCGTTGCTGACCGCCACGCCTCGATTGATGGAACCAGTGTATCGTTTACAGATACAATGTCCCGGTGCAATTGTTGATGCGATTCAACCCCTGCTGACGCGTCGCAGAGGCCACATGGTGCAAGATCGACCGGTTTCGGGCTCGACGCATTGCATCGTCAAAGCTTACATACCGGTACTAGACAGTTTTGGATTCGAAACGGATCTTCGTACCTTTACTCAAGGTCAGGCAATGGTCTTCTCCGTTTTTGACCACTGGTCGGTGGTGCCCGGCGATCCACTCGACCGGAGCATTATTTTGCATCCGTTGGAGCCTAGTCCGGCGCAGCATTTGGCTCGAGAACTGTTAATTAAGACCCGTCGACGGAAAGGTCTGTCCGAAGATGTTCCTGTGAGCAAGTTTTTCGACGAAAGCATGAAGGCGCAATTAGAGCAAGTGAATGCCGTGCTACAATAA
- a CDS encoding predicted protein — protein sequence MSVTSAFPNFRYSVDDEPNPEWTVEEVFQWCLLQSYKETDQNYNQLIEGLHQQLASGEEELWQAHHQAAATSNDENEAPGNDPSKQSVAEAVEKQASGDNNQKRTQRFKLRVEIVAGEYVGQSYELKPSSKAPCMVGRSKGKKFTTRGISLAKDLEVSTTHGKFEIVNDQVCFTDTGSTNGTRIGGQELETDTPVPITDGLEITCGQTILKVSFL from the exons ATGTCGGTCACGTCTGCTTTCCCTAACTTTAGGTACTCGGTTGATGACG AACCAAACCCGGAATGGACAGTGGAGGAGGTCTTTCAATGGTGCCTTTTGCAGTCGTACAAAGAAACAGATCAGAATTACAATCAACTTATTGAAGGATTGCACCAACAACTAGCATCGGGGGAAGAAGAACTTTGGCAGGCGCACCATCAAGCGGCTGCAACatccaacgacgaaaacgaggcGCCCGGAAACGACCCTTCGAAGCAGTCTGTTGCTGAAGCTGTGGAAAAACAGGCATCGGGTGATAACAACCAGAAAAGAACTCAACGTTTCAAATTGCGAGTGGAAATTGTGGCCGGCGAATACGTTGGCCAGAGTTACGAGCTCAAACCATCTTCCAAGGCCCCGTGTATGGTCGGTAGATCTAAAGGTAAAAAGTTTACCACCCGAGGCATTTCGCTGgccaaggatttggaagTGTCAACGACACACGGCAAATTTGAAATCGTCAACGATCAAGTATGTTTTACGGATACCGGCTCGACTAACGGGACGCGAATTGGCGGACAAGAATTGGAGACAGATACACCCGTACCAATTACGGATGGTTTAGAAATTACTTGTGGGCAAACGATTTTGAAAGTTTCCTTCCTTTAG
- a CDS encoding predicted protein produces the protein MSEHLSSRDESTALDFRDIHEHPPVESSSVVADPSWDTDKVYFNEFENPKRSKGDDFDNFFQNEVFTEADVAFAIIEEMTDQDTAEPQLRRRSASTSADRDDTLDPLGWPRRQAAELADVPFFTAFETDKAEIHEELGDDQDLLRHKSNDNHIDDLSGRDSLEGVCESVTNMLKIQTDDDKRSKQERIQMYETLAVDDESSVEESEDDEDDLEEGEEEQVEYSQQQSNDDHESWEEPQECRTGTFGHSSTSNNEFETNFSDFSSSIRDDVPTFDAAAKAAQSADGSLTTPVESPEQKRLFPKVKLSKVADKISTEIPLLRPPPAEKIQKWEDARISQAKKTNTQE, from the coding sequence ATGAGCGAACATCTGAGCAGTCGAGATGAATCTACCGCACTGGATTTTCGCGATATTCACGAACATCCTCCGGTAGAGAGCTCTTCGGTAGTTGCAGATCCCTCCTGGGACACGGACAAGGTCTACTTTAATGAGTTTGAAAACCCCAAACGGAGCAAAGGCGACGATTTTGATAACTTCTTTCAAAACGAAGTATTCACCGAAGCTGACGTCGCCTTTGCGATCATAGAAGAAATGACGGACCAGGATACGGCGGAACCCCAACTCCGAAGGCGTTCGGCTAGTACGAGTGCTGATCGCGATGATACTTTGGACCCGCTAGGCTGGCCACGACGGCAAGCGGCGGAGCTCGCTGACGTGCCTTTCTTCACGGCCTTTGAAACTGATAAAGCAGAAATTCATGAAGAACTCGGTGATGACCAAGATCTTTTAAGGCACAAGAGCAATGACAATCATATCGATGATCTTTCGGGGAGAGATTCTTTAGAAGGTGTCTGCGAAAGTGTCACCAATATGTTGAAGATCCAGACAGACGATGACAAACGTTCAAAGCAGGAGCGTATTCAAATGTACGAGACACTCGCAGTCGATGACGAGTCTAGTGTGGAGGAATcggaggacgacgaggacgatctCGAGGAGGGGGAGGAGGAGCAAGTTGAGTATAGCCAACAGCAAAGCAACGATGACCATGAAAGTTGGGAAGAGCCACAGGAATGTAGGACTGGTACTTTCGGTCATAGTAGCACAAGCAACAATGAATTTGAGACCAATTTTTCCGACTTCAGCTCGTCAATTCGCGATGACGTGCCAACGTTCGATGCCGCAGCCAAGGCAGCTCAGTCAGCTGATGGTTCACTTACTACACCAGTTGAATCGCCGGAGCAGAAGCGCTTATTTCCCAAGGTCAAGCTCAGTAAAGTAGCGGACAAGATCTCAACTGAAATTCCCCTTCTTCGCCCTCCACCAGCGGAAAAGATTCAAAAGTGGGAAGATGCCAGAATCAGCCAAGCCAAAAAAACGAATACCCAAGAATAA
- a CDS encoding predicted protein: protein MAKPPFNPFRDLLSGVIMAATSVPQLIAYAETVGYAGYRGLATAGPPLAAWGIVTGSPFMNAGVTSITALMAKSDLDGEAYVARYGEEAYVDLVAAYSLYIGLASVVLALIGFGKLAKWVPQPVRSGFKWGCAVGVLVSAVPNGFFALGGSELKQYVAESTLRDLVAPFQAAFPGLPNVTNFIFALIHPNMWGLEPTIMFVLGTAFIMEGKTYLPRFLPPGTEVILVTAAATAYSVLYNYSGGVVGEIPALDPDAGIFFGGLRIPVEVVDVRKLVTEVPIVTQFGGSWFMLALSASIFAGVNFLSVMGIASGFENEDGIPWNAERELIAQG from the exons ATGGCGAAGCCACCTTTCAA CCCATTCCGAGATCTCCTATCGGGTGTCATCATGGCAGCAACGTCGGTACCGCAGCTGATTGCCTACGCCGAGACGGTGGGTTACGCTGGATACCGCGGTTTAGCCACGGCGGGTCCTCCTTTGGCGGCGTGGGGGATCGTCACGGGCAGTCCCTTTATGAACGCCGGCGTCACCTCGATTACAGCCCTGATGGCCAAGTCCGATTTGGATGGTGAAGCTTACGTAGCGAGATACGGAGAAGAGGCCTATGTCGACTTGGTGGCGGCGTATTCGTTGTACATTGGTTTAGCTTCTGTAGTTTTGGCTTTGATCGGGTTCGGGAAACTCGCCAAGTGGGTGCCGCAGCCGGTACGATCAGGTTTCAAATGGGGTTGCGCCGTCGGAGTCTTGGTTTCGGCCGTTCCCAACGGGTTTTTTGCCTTGGGTGGATCGGAACTGAAGCAATACGTTGCGGAGTCAACGCTCAGGGATCTTGTGGCACCCTTTCAGGCTGCATTCCCGGGCTTGCCGAACGTGACCAATTTCATTTTCGCTCTCATCCATCCCAACATGTGGGGACTGGAACCGACAATCATGTTCGTTCTGGGTACAGCTTTTATCATGGAGGGAAAGACGTACCTCCCTCGCTTTTTGCCTCCCGGTACCGAAGTAATCTTGGTAACAGCAGCCGCCACCGCCTACAGCGTTTTGTACAACTATTCTGGTGGCGTAGTGGGAGAAATTCCAGCCTTGGATCCGGACGCCGGTATTTTTTTCGGGGGATTACGCATTCCTGTCGAAGTCGTGGATGTTCGAAAGCTGGTCACGGAAGTGCCAATTGTGACTCAATTTGGTGGTTCTTGGTTCATGTTGGCTCTGTCTGCCAGCATATTTGCCGGTGTGAACTTCCTTTCCGTCATGGGCATTGCCTCGGGGTTCGAAAATGAGGACGGTATTCCTTGGAACGCCGAGCGGGAACTGATTGCCCAGGGA
- a CDS encoding predicted protein produces MYSIKPTIGAMRHQSDLRQIAGLMLITGICAIFQPIGNVASLISPGNTSTTGVPFSALMGGLSLVSMGIISLFIGYNQLVHDWGNKTLTLFAILLTQTGFIPYLTDISDVGQQARSGAAFIPEAYNASESAVRFVGAMGILGIMAYGFSFIGAFSFLQFSLYTYQTGNHRQRSAPYFHGRMTFYAFTLFMAGLSQLMLGSFIMANYGGGVLEKGTIGVAMYVVNFPAISIFLGLIQIFNAVWGLARSYGVGIFGTNDQSFQMSMFVGWFLQLVLQVLVQVGYVPGDGLAVAAPSITALSLGLNLMPAYLDYKARTLPEEIPTTYYGTGEEKSVADSTIPHAGAEMEA; encoded by the coding sequence ATGTATTCCATCAAGCCAACCATTGGGGCCATGCGCCACCAGTCCGATCTCCGCCAGATTGCTGGCCTGATGCTTATCACCGGTATCTGCGCCATCTTCCAACCCATCGGAAATGTCGCTTCGCTCATTTCCCCCGGTAATACCTCCACTACGGGCGTTCCTTTCTCGGCGCTCATGGGAGGGCTCAGTCTTGTGTCGATGGGCATTATCTCACTTTTTATTGGGTACAACCAGCTTGTTCACGATTGGGGCAACAAAACTTTGACGCTCTTTGCCATTCTTTTGACGCAAACGGGTTTCATTCCATACTTGACCGACATTTCCGATGTAGGACAACAGGCTCGTAGCGGTGCTGCATTTATTCCGGAAGCCTACAACGCTTCCGAGTCGGCCGTACGATTCGTCGGTGCCATGGGAATCCTAGGCATCATGGCTTACGGCTTCAGCTTCATCGGcgccttttcttttttgcaatTCAGTCTCTACACATACCAGACCGGCAATCACCGACAGCGCAGTGCCCCATACTTCCACGGACGCATGACCTTCTACGCTTTCACGTTGTTCATGGCAGGCCTCTCGCAGCTCATGCTTGGTAGCTTTATCATGGCCAACTACGGTGGcggagttttggaaaaaggcaCCATTGGGGTCGCTATGTACGTGGTCAACTTTCCGGCCATAAGTATCTTTCTCGGTTTGATTCAGATTTTCAACGCCGTCTGGGGGTTGGCCCGGTCGTACGGAGTTGGAATTTTCGGCACTAACGATCAAAGCTTCCAAATGTCCATGTTTGTGGGCTGGTTCTTGCAGCTTGTGCTTCAAGTGCTTGTGCAGGTCGGATATGTCCCGGGAGACGGCTTGGCCGTGGCGGCACCCTCGATTACGGCTTTGTCCTTGGGCTTGAACCTCATGCCTGCCTACCTGGACTACAAGGCCCGCACTCTACCGGAAGAAATCCCGACGACCTACTACGGAACAGGGGAAGAAAAGTCCGTCGCCGATTCGACCATCCCTCACGCCGGCGCCGAGATGGAAGCGTAA
- a CDS encoding predicted protein has product MDLDQLFTCTDYQTSLIRIPSATNSREGADDDTQTLSEVETLVTPSDAQPFIEIELSYSAAASTDYDLTGQVLWPVSVLLGHYLASTSGSHRIRGRSVVELGAGTGLPGLVAAKTGAAKVAVTDGNPVVLDLLSQNVSTLRRPHESSSCELAAQQCVWGDRTHCHRLLRKMDDVVDVVVAADVVQWPAVVEPLLHTVKAFLWKSTAPEPVMLLGIVNRAASTYEMFFSLAETLGFSTRSVPYEEFLANGALPKSCREFGGRQTEIVEAVLTDRSELPILLREDNAIDCTIGATFENTTFLPC; this is encoded by the coding sequence ATGGACTTGGATCAGCTGTTCACGTGTACAGACTACCAAACATCGCTAATTCGAATACCTTCTGCCACCAATTCTCGCGAAGgagccgacgacgacacccagACGCTGTCCGAAGTAGAAACTTTGGTGACCCCCTCGGATGCCCAGCCCTTCATCGAGATCGAGCTCTCGTATTCGGCAGCGGCGAGTACGGATTACGACTTGACGGGACAAGTCCTTTGGCCTGTCTCCGTCTTGCTGGGTCACTATTTGGCCTCTACTTCGGGTAGTCACCGGATTCGTGGTCGATCTGTTGTAGAGCTAGGTGCCGGAACGGGGCTACCCGGCTTGGTGGCAGCCAAGACTGGCGCCGCCAAGGTTGCCGTTACGGACGGCAACCCTGTGGTACTGGATCTCTTGTCGCAAAACGTGTCCACACTCCGACGCCCACACGAATCAAGCTCGTGCGAACTCGCGGCGCAACAATGTGTCTGGGGCGACCGAACGCATTGTCATCGCCTGCTACGGAAAATGGACGACGTTGTGGATGTCGTGGTCGCCGCCGATGTCGTACAATGGCCCGCCGTCGTCGAACCCTTGCTGCATACCGTCAAAGCGTTCTTATGGAAGTCGACCGCACCCGAACCGGTCATGTTGCTGGGCATTGTCAACCGCGCCGCGTCAACCTACGAAATGTTTTTTTCACTGGCGGAAACGTTAGGCTTTTCTACTCGGTCTGTGCCCTACGAGGAATTTCTTGCCAACGGTGCGCTGCCGAAATCCTGTCGCGAGTTTGGAGGCCGCCAAACCGAAATTGTGGAGGCGGTTTTGACGGATCGCAGTGAGCTTCCAATCCTTTTGCGGGAAGACAATGCTATCGATTGTACGATAGGCGCTACTTTCGAGAACACGACCTTTCTTCCTTGCTAA
- a CDS encoding beta chain succinyl-coa synthetase synthetase (Probable succinate-CoA ligase (GDP forming) catalyses GTP+succinate+CoA =GDP+phosphate+succinyl-CoA. Found in propanoate metabolism and the TCA cycle.), with product MLSSTVARYALRRTANPAVGAVRNLNVHEYISMEIMKNHGIQTPECYVASNPEEAENIFLNSLNRPGAPKKDIVIKAQVLSGGRGLGTFKNGFKGGVHMVTKPGQAREFAAAMLGNELVTKQAPNGIVCNKVLLMERMYMRREMYLSILMDRGSQGPLLVASPRGGTSIEDVAATNPEVIFTQPIDITEGLTPEGAHRMASNLGLEEGSTGHDKAVILMQNLYSMFIACDCTQVEVNPLAETPEGDIVVCDAKVNFDDNAEFRQSSIFARRDTSQEDVREVDASKYDLNYIGLEGTIGCMVNGAGLAMSTMDIIQLKGGSPANFLDVGGGANETQVQKAFEILNSDSQVKAILVNIFGGIMRCDVIATGIINAAKEIGINKPIVIRLQGTNVNEAKTLIEGCGFRMILAEDLEDAAEKAVGVAEIAAQAEKIQVGVKFEGFSL from the exons ATGCTTTCTTCGACCGTCGCTCGATACGCTTTGCGTCGGACTGCGAATCCCGCCGTCGGCGCCGTCCGCAATCTCAACGTACACGAATATATTTCGATGGAAATCATGAAGAACCACGGTATCCAAACACCGGAATGTTACGTAGCCAGCAATCCGGAAGAAGCCGAGAATAtctttttgaattcattgAATCGAC CCGGAGCTCCCAAAAAGGATATCGTCATCAAGGCCCAAGTGCTTTCGGGAGGTCGCGGCCTCGGAACCTTCAAGAACGGTTTCAAAGGCGGGGTGCACATGGTCACCAAGCCGGGTCAGGCTCGCGAGTTCGCCGCTGCCATGCTCGGCAACGAGCTCGTCACCAAGCAAGCCCCCAACGGCATTGTCTGTAATAAAGTACTCTTGATGGAACGCATGTACATGCGTCGGGAAATGTATTTGTCGATCCTGATGGACCGGGGGTCGCAAGGACCGCTCTTGGTGGCCAGTCCGAGGGGCGGAACCTCCATTGAGGACGTGGCCGCCACCAACCCCGAAGTCATATTTACCCAGCCCATTGACATTACCGAAGGTCTCACGCCGGAGGGGGCTCACCGCATGGCGAGCAATCTGGGTTTGGAAGAAGGTTCCACCGGACACGACAAGGCGGTCATACTCATGCAGAATCTCTATAGCATGTTCATTGCCTGTGACTGTACGCAAGTCGAGGTCAACCCCTTGGCCGAAACTCCGGAAGGCGACATTGTCGTCTGTGACGCCAAAGTCAACTTTGACGATAACGCCGAATTCCGGCAGTCGTCGATCTTTGCCCGGCGGGATACTTCTCAAGAAGACGTCCGTGAAGTCGACGCCAGCAAGTACGATCTCAACTACATCGGACTGGAGGGGACCATTGGCTGCATGGTCAACGGAGCCGGCCTGGCCATGTCGACAATGGACATTATCCAGCTCAAGGGCGGGTCACCGGCCAACTTTTTGGACGTTGGCGGTGGGGCCAACGAAACGCAGGTCCAGAAAGCCTTTGAAATTCTCAACTCGGATTCGCAGGTCAAAGCCATCCTCGTCAACATCTTTGGTGGGATTATGCGCTGTGACGTCATTGCCACCGGAATCATTAACGCGGCCAAAGAAATCGGTATCAACAAACCCATTGTCATTCGTCTGCAAGGCACCAACGTAAACGAAGCCAAGACATTGATTGAGGGTTGTGGGTTCCGTATGATATTGGCAGAGGATCTGGAAGATGCGGCCGAAAAGGCCGTCGGAGTGGCCGAGATTGCGGCCCAAGCCGAAAAGATCCAGGTAGGCGTCAAGTTTGAAGGCTTTTCGCTTTAA